The Castanea sativa cultivar Marrone di Chiusa Pesio chromosome 11, ASM4071231v1 genome contains a region encoding:
- the LOC142616900 gene encoding protein neprosin-like, whose protein sequence is MYLIQSPDGYIIDCVDIYNQPAFDHPLLKNHTIKMRPSSHLEGLSFDESNNVSSNSKSEITQPWHLNGSCPEGTIPIRRTNEKDLLKANYATVPNVIDTPSLHEYATLKEEGERYYGMNAEINVWNPQVQEQAEFSMAQFWVEGVDNNGVFLDSIEAGKQVYYDLYKDFETRLFTYWTSDGYQNTGCYNMVCPGFVQIDTRLALGASFIPYSEYGGVQKSINYFVYKDNVDGNWWLHLNNMYLIGYWPSALFSVLSNSASSVSWGGEVANLNIGGQHTTLQMGSGHFAEEGPSRASYFQNLKVMDAEQFLRGPRDNHRIVTYPDCYNFLKGDDFFYYGGPGRSLLCP, encoded by the exons ATGTATCTAATACAAAGCCCAGACGGATATATAATTGATTGTGTAGATATCTACAACCAACCAGCTTTTGATCATCCTTTGTTAAAAAATCACACAATTAAG ATGAGACCCAGTTCTCATCTAGAAGGGCTTTCATTCGATGAGAGCAACAACGTCTCTTCAAACTCCAAGTCTGAAATTACTCAGCCATGGCACTTGAATGGAAGCTGCCCAGAAGGAACCATTCCCATAAGAAGAACTAATGAAAAAGATTTATTAAAGGCAAATTATGCTACCGTCCCTAATGTTATTGATACACCAAGTCTCCATGAG TATGCAACGCTTAAAGAGGAAGGAGAAAGGTATTATGGGATGAATGCAGAAATAAACGTGTGGAATCCCCAAGTCCAGGAACAAGCAGAGTTCAGCATGGCGCAATTCTGGGTGGAAGGTGTTGATAATAATGGTGTATTCCTTGATTCAATTGAAGCTGGT AAACAGGTCTACTATGATCTATATAAAGATTTCGAGACTAGACTCTTCACGTATTGGACT AGTGATGGATATCAAAACACAGGCTGCTACAATATGGTGTGCCCTGGCTTTGTTCAAATCGACACCCGGTTGGCGCTTGGGGCAAGCTTCATACCTTATTCCGAATATGGTGGTGTCCAAAAGTCAATCAACTACTTTGTCTATAAG GACAATGTAGATGGAAATTGGTGGCTGCATCTAAATAATATGTATCTAATAGGATATTGGCCATCCGCCCTATTCTCGGTCCTGTCTAATAGCGCTTCATCGGTTTCATGGGGAGGAGAGGTGGCAAACTTAAACATTGGTGGGCAGCACACCACACTACAAATGGGTAGTGGCCATTTCGCTGAAGAAGGGCCCAGCAGGGCTAGTTACTTCCAAAATCTCAAAGTTATGGATGCTGAACAATTTCTCAGGGGACCCAGGGACAATCATAGAATTGTTACGTATCCCGATTGCTATAATTTCTTAAAAGGGGACGACTTCTTTTATTATGGTGGTCCTGGTAGAAGCCTTCTTTGTCCATGa
- the LOC142615339 gene encoding uncharacterized protein LOC142615339 has translation MDDEVITVDASIRNSDEGTAACVADALEQALLLPEDMIELRKKRDHTVFMTLKKELAMAVQSAHRAEEIAINSYKSLRAEESRRETAQKISDLHKKKLQEVTAKLAKVESAKAGLEADLKTTTKQAEDQCLMLRQAEDNLLVARRLVEDLKKDLHESEKAKEEAIKGKEEAIEEKKKAEKAKEEAENSRDQAEQDGYDIGVKEVTETFKAQVPEVFYKIFELLIGMKVGALVVV, from the exons ATGGACGATGAGGTCATcaccgtggatgcgtccattagaaattccgatgaagggacagcggCATGCGTCGCAGATGCTTTGGAGCAAGCactgttactccccgaggatatgattgagctgagaaagaaaagggaccacaccgtcttcatgactttgaagaaggagcttgcaatg gccgttcaatctgcccatagggcggaagagattgccattaattcctacaagtctctgagggccgaggagtCCAGGCGTGAAACTGctcaaaagatctcggaccttcataagaagaaactgcaggaggtcacagcaaaATTGGCTAAGGTTGAGAGTGCCAAGGCGGGCTTAGAGGCTGATCTGAAAACGAcgactaaacaggccgaggatcagtgcctaatgcttcgccaagctgaggataacctcttagtagcacgaaggctcgtagaggatcttaagaaagatctgcacgagtctgagaaggccaaagaagaagccatcaagggcaaagaagaagccattgaggagaagaaaaaggctgagaaagcaaaggaagaggccgagaactcgagggaccaagccgaacaagacggttatgatataggcgtgaaggaggtcactgaaaccttcaaggctcaggttcccgag